In Humulus lupulus chromosome 7, drHumLupu1.1, whole genome shotgun sequence, the following are encoded in one genomic region:
- the LOC133792123 gene encoding uncharacterized protein LOC133792123, translating into MALYSPARAFYLENHAVLAKETRACGSSLVLVVVLLNDAEEKQLTEQNVKKWLDELKQVIYDADHVMDKINSETLRLKLQKGQTGSRKAKANVEEKALSWHLAMCIHAERNSSGCLIIPLVYENGDDFYEIKGLMPTSITT; encoded by the exons ATGGCTCTATATTCACCAGCTCGTGCTTTTTACCTGGAGAATCATGCTGTCCTTGCTAAGGAAACACGAGCTTGTGGATCATCTTTAGTTCTTG TTGTTGTTCTGCTAAATGATGCTGAGGAGAAACAACTCACAGAGCaaaatgtgaagaagtggcttGATGAGCTTAAACAAGTAATTTATGATGCAGACCATGTGATGGACAAAATCAATTCTGAAACTTTGAGACTCAAGTTGCAGAAAGGCCAAACCGGATCAAGAAAAGCAA AGGCAAATGTTGAAGAAAAAGCACTTAGCTGGCACTTAGCAATGTGTATTCATG CAGAGAGGAATTCTAGTGGTTGTTTGATCATTCCATTAGTTTATGAAAATGGTGATGATTTCTATGAGATAAAAGGACTAATGCCGACTTCAATAACCACTTGA